The Bradyrhizobium sp. CCGB01 genome segment AAGAAGCTGTCGTCGTCCGTCGCCGCCGCAAGCGGTGTGGCGGCAACCGACAGCAACGCAGTCATCGCGAACGCAAGGCTCGCAAAATTTCGACGCGAGGTCATGGGAGACTTGATCTGTTTCATCACATCTTCATTCCCGAATGATCAGGCATTTTCTTCATCATGTGTCCGCCGTCGCCGGGCGCCTGCGCGCCGACGCCCTGCACGTCGAGGGAGACCGCGACCTTGCCGGCCTTCTCGAACTGAAGCGTCACCGGCACCTTGTCGCCCTGCTTGAACGGGCCCTTCAGCTCCTGCAGCATCAGGTGATTGCCGCCAGGTGCGAGCTTCACCGTCTTGCCGGGATCGATGATGAGCCCCTTGTCGAGCGGGCGCATCTTCATCACGCCGTTGTCCATCGCCATCTCGTGTACCTCGGCCTTCCCGGCGATATCGGCGGACACGCTGACCAGCCTGTCGGCCGTCGTCCCCTTGTTCTCGATGGTGAGATAACCGCCCGCGACCTTGGCGCCGCCCGGCGTTGCCCGGCTCCACGCCTGCGAGATGACGAGATCGCCGGCCTTGACATCGTCGGCCACCGCTGGCGCTGCGCAAAGCGCCAGAGCGAACGCCGCGAACATCACATCTTTCAACATCGTCTTCATATCGGTCTTCCCGTTTGCAGATTGAATTTTAGTGTGTGGCGAGCTGTTGGCCCGACCACTTTTCAAGGTCAGCCATTTCGGCCGAACCTTCGATCGTGGTGATGGTCCCATCCCGGGAGATGAGCATGGTCCGGGGAATGTCACCCTGCCAGGCAGGATCGATCTCGAACCGCAGACGCTCGACAAAGCCGTCGCTGAAGATGAAGTTCTCGGTCGACGATAGTCCCGCCTTGTCGAGCATCGATTGCGTCGCGGCCGGCAGGTTCGGCACGAGATCGGCGCTGATCGTGACGACGTCGATCCCGGGATGATCCTTTGCAAACTGCCCGAGCTCCGGCAGCTCGACCTTGCACGGCCCGCAGGTCACGCCCCAGAAGTGCACGAGCGTCGGGCGACCGGCGTGGCCCTTAAGCACGCTCTGCCAGGTGCCGCGTTCGAATGGCTTCAGCGCCGGCCCCGCCTCAAGCACAGATGCCGACGCGATCAGGATGGTCAGGCCCAGAATGCCTGCAAATCGACGTTTCATGGCTGGTCCTCGATTACCGTGAGCCGATAGCCATCCGCTTTCGTCATCCATGACAGATAGGTCTGTCGGCCGTTGGAGACCAGCAACGGGTGGTCGGAGGTGTCGGTCGTGCTCGATATCGTCTTCGGCGGCGACCAGGTCTCGCCGTCGTCGCGGGAGATCGTCATCTGGACCGAGGTCTTCTCGCCGTCGAACTCCTTCCAGACCATCACAGTTCCGGAAAGGCCTGCAAGCACGTAAGGACGCGTCGGGTTGCGCCCCGGCGCTCCAAGCGGCATGGGCGCGGAGAACGTGCGGCCTTCGTCGCGCGAATGGGCATAGAACAATCCCTTCCGCGCCTTCCCGTTCGTATACCAGGCGACGTGATAGGTCCCGTTCGGCGCAACGGTGAGGCTCGGCCCGTGATGCGGGCAGGCATTGATCTGCCAGTCGTCATTGCTGACCCGATGGAGCTCGCCGGGCGTCGCGACGTCGGTAAACGTCATCACCGCATGATCGCGCACACCGCCGTCAAAAATGTTCCTGAAGATCACGGCCGGCCGCCCGGGTGCCGCGAAGGTCAACCCCAGCCGGCAGCATTCGCAGGTATTGTCGCGCGCGAGACCGGCCTCGGCGTAGGTGGCACCGCCATCGCGTGACGAGGCAAAGAATAGCCCTGCCCCTTCGTACTTCCGCCCCGCCTCCTTCGCGGGGACGCGATTGCGCTTGTCCAGCCAGGCCGCGAAGACCGTTCCGTCCTGATCGAGCGCCAGCGCCTCGAAACGCTGGCTCTCGTTGTTTGCGGTCATCGGTTTCAGCTCCGCAAAACTCTTTCCGCCGTCGTCGGATCGCGTGTACAGCACCTGGCCGTTGAAGGCCTCGTCCCTGAAGATCGAGAATGCGAGCGCGATGTCTCCTTTGCGATCGACCACGATCTTCGGCCGGGCATCCGGCCCCCAATCAAGGTTCAGCCGCTTCGTCGTAACCTGGGTGGGGGCCGAGAAACTACGCCCTGCATCTGGCGAACTCGCAACGGAGACCTGCCCTCCCGCCATCCAGACCAGCCACAGCGTTCCGTCCGGGCCGAATGCGGGCGTCACCTTGGTCGCGCAGCGCAGCTTCGGCTCGTCACAGGCCGCCTCCGACGCATGCTGACCGTGCATCTGCGCAAGCGCCGCACCTTGCAAGAACGCAAGAGCGACGATCCCGAGCAAGCCGCTTCGGACCATAGCCCTGTTCCCTTCGCGAGCCCGGATCATCTGAACGCCACTTTCATACCCGCAACGAACAAGCGCGGCGAGCCCGCATAGATCGAGCCGGTCGTGTTTGCGAGGACGCTCGCAGGATTTTGAAGGCCTGCCGCCGTCACTGTGTTGGCGATGTTGTTGGCTGACGCAACGTAGGTACGATCGAACACGTTCCTGACTTCGAGGAACAGATTCAGGGATCTGAACGTGTCGGACACCAGATCGGTCGCGTAGTGGACGTTCACATTGACCAGCTCATAGCCCGGCGCTTTCAGCAGGTTTGCGTTGTCCATGTAGAAGGAGTCCTTCCACTGAACCTCGACAAAGCCTCCGAGGCCCGCCAGCGGCCCGGCGAACTCGTCGTAGCCGATGCGGGCCGTCAGCTCGTTGGGTGAGATGCCGGGGATCTTGTTGCCGGCCCGGTTGAAGCTGAACACCGCGCCATTGGTGATGTTCTCGACATATTCGGTGTAGACCTCGTCGAGATAGGTGTACGCCGCCATGAACCGCCAGCCCGGATAGAACTTCCAGTCGGCCGCAAGCTCGACACCTCGGTGCTCCGAGCGCGGCGCATTGAACGTATAGCTCGTGTTGGGTGAATTGGCAGGCGTTGCCTGCGATACGAGTTCGTCGCGGAAGAACTCGTAGAAGCCGGTCGCGCTGACCTTGAGTGTGTTGTTCGGTGTCCAGTCGAAGCCGAGATCGTAGCCCAGATTTTTCTGCGCCTGGAGCTGTGTATTGTTGCCCGACTGCCCGTTCGCCAACACGAATAGATTTGAAACCTGCGGCGTACCGTACCCCGTGGCAACCCTGCCCCGGAGCAACCATTCGCTGTTGACCGTATAAAGCAAGGCCAGCTCGGGCGCCGTATTCTGGAATTGCCTGTCCGCGGCCGTGATCTTCAAGGGATCCAGGACGCCCGTCGGACCGGAGTAGCTATAGGCCGTGTTTAGTCCCTTCAGGACGGTCTGCTCCCAGCCGATGCCGACAACGCCGAGCAACGATGGTGTCAGCCTCAGTTCCTCCCGCGCGCGGACGCCGTAGTTGGACGTCTCGCTATAGAGGTTGTTCGTGAGCCTGCCGAGCGTCGCGTTGCCTCCCGGCATCACGTTCCGCGTATCGCTCGAGGCCGTCAGGGTATTGTAGAACGCGCCGAAAAACGTCGTCGACTCCAGCCCGAGAATCTCGCCGCGCCTGGTGACGTCGCTCATGAAATTGTACGAAGGAAAATCTCCGATCGCGCTGGTCGTGCCGGTCGGCTGGCTGATATTCCGGTCGTCGAACACGAACTGGTTGCGCCAGGTGGTGGTGTTGTCGAAATCGTGCTCCCACCGGCCGCCGACGATGGTGCGGCGGTCGTTGCGACCAAGCCCGGCCTGCACGGCCGTCTCCTTGTCGGTTCCGGCGGTTGCATTGAAGCCGTTGTTGAACAGCGTGACCGTGCCGCATCCGGCCGCGGCCGAGACGCCGGTCGCACAGCCCTGCTGGAACGGGTTCTGATAGTACTGGTTCAGCGACTGCCGGATCGGCAGCCG includes the following:
- a CDS encoding copper chaperone PCu(A)C; protein product: MKTMLKDVMFAAFALALCAAPAVADDVKAGDLVISQAWSRATPGGAKVAGGYLTIENKGTTADRLVSVSADIAGKAEVHEMAMDNGVMKMRPLDKGLIIDPGKTVKLAPGGNHLMLQELKGPFKQGDKVPVTLQFEKAGKVAVSLDVQGVGAQAPGDGGHMMKKMPDHSGMKM
- a CDS encoding TlpA disulfide reductase family protein, which encodes MKRRFAGILGLTILIASASVLEAGPALKPFERGTWQSVLKGHAGRPTLVHFWGVTCGPCKVELPELGQFAKDHPGIDVVTISADLVPNLPAATQSMLDKAGLSSTENFIFSDGFVERLRFEIDPAWQGDIPRTMLISRDGTITTIEGSAEMADLEKWSGQQLATH
- a CDS encoding sialidase family protein; the protein is MVRSGLLGIVALAFLQGAALAQMHGQHASEAACDEPKLRCATKVTPAFGPDGTLWLVWMAGGQVSVASSPDAGRSFSAPTQVTTKRLNLDWGPDARPKIVVDRKGDIALAFSIFRDEAFNGQVLYTRSDDGGKSFAELKPMTANNESQRFEALALDQDGTVFAAWLDKRNRVPAKEAGRKYEGAGLFFASSRDGGATYAEAGLARDNTCECCRLGLTFAAPGRPAVIFRNIFDGGVRDHAVMTFTDVATPGELHRVSNDDWQINACPHHGPSLTVAPNGTYHVAWYTNGKARKGLFYAHSRDEGRTFSAPMPLGAPGRNPTRPYVLAGLSGTVMVWKEFDGEKTSVQMTISRDDGETWSPPKTISSTTDTSDHPLLVSNGRQTYLSWMTKADGYRLTVIEDQP
- a CDS encoding TonB-dependent receptor, whose protein sequence is MLRCHARRGVSVVAVQAALLASSSGAFAQASNTELPAVTVEAPQAARAKPVTRSLRQRSASAGRAARPVTPGTSVGAPTQNTTETASAARAGLNQAPAGQTETTINRSQFDNRPAFSVSDVLRDSPGISVKQGNGPRDFGISIRGSNARNGFGIRNLVIFDDGFPVTQPDGLSRSDLIDPRAYGAIDVVRGPSSALYGNYATGGALNFRTRPGGTIDGVEYGVDGGSYGYLNNYLAAGKKVGNFEGSLFASDARGDGYIGNSWFNTQTVNFLGTLKATPDDRFTVKIINNDLSTRLPIRQSLNQYYQNPFQQGCATGVSAAAGCGTVTLFNNGFNATAGTDKETAVQAGLGRNDRRTIVGGRWEHDFDNTTTWRNQFVFDDRNISQPTGTTSAIGDFPSYNFMSDVTRRGEILGLESTTFFGAFYNTLTASSDTRNVMPGGNATLGRLTNNLYSETSNYGVRAREELRLTPSLLGVVGIGWEQTVLKGLNTAYSYSGPTGVLDPLKITAADRQFQNTAPELALLYTVNSEWLLRGRVATGYGTPQVSNLFVLANGQSGNNTQLQAQKNLGYDLGFDWTPNNTLKVSATGFYEFFRDELVSQATPANSPNTSYTFNAPRSEHRGVELAADWKFYPGWRFMAAYTYLDEVYTEYVENITNGAVFSFNRAGNKIPGISPNELTARIGYDEFAGPLAGLGGFVEVQWKDSFYMDNANLLKAPGYELVNVNVHYATDLVSDTFRSLNLFLEVRNVFDRTYVASANNIANTVTAAGLQNPASVLANTTGSIYAGSPRLFVAGMKVAFR